From the Pontiella agarivorans genome, one window contains:
- a CDS encoding glycosyl hydrolase 115 family protein has protein sequence MKWILPIFGIVAASRVFGLTLTANVDLRDESGSEAVDYAVTAFEKDLQRKLGFPVPGEATGHFTFRISRDWKAFDRHRIKVSDSGVTITGSDELGLIHGIYSFSEDVLGIDPCIYFTGIVPERVRTLDVPNGLTESKPYTFTHRAMFVNDEDLIIGFQMENQSYGMNPEFMEKLYETMLRLKMTGVIPSTLVLADEPHLVLASDMGLYINQHHAEPLGSVPLYWPKNIPYSWSTHREHFIDFWSDAIKRQKGRNVIWTLNFRGLLDRAFWDDDPAMSRKSSMEEKARVVNDVIRTQYELLKELTGEEHPLICGYLWGELSRLYSSGLLEYPEDTMLLFSDSGHGVMGDWNWKLAEKCDLKMGIYQHVSYHNRKTHMRINAIHPDTFQHEVGRAVEYGMTNAIVLNVGNFKEKIFGIRQMATYMNHFEEFQSCENGDWYFDWYAKHVLGTTQPAVADSYRDFFACPFLFSKDRKNSGDEYFFYYVEQMLNGAYQNEVDRKLMRQDLFSSSEEKWEVALERAYDCRRFLAGNVLDFYEADLVGPTLKMRHLTGMAVDFTASLEHYLNKEWHKAQLDAYQALLHVREALKAEEWIEQSGWGRFEGWYDHDETARTWHIERLLEHYIDHLKDLNYFNLDYSARNPKTPGLDYKYQPYFESEYRDELIWMTNGE, from the coding sequence ATGAAGTGGATTCTTCCGATTTTTGGAATCGTTGCGGCGTCACGGGTTTTCGGGCTGACGCTGACTGCGAATGTGGATCTTCGCGATGAGTCCGGTTCGGAGGCTGTGGATTACGCGGTAACGGCGTTTGAAAAAGATCTGCAGCGGAAACTCGGGTTTCCGGTTCCGGGAGAGGCAACGGGGCATTTTACGTTCCGGATTTCCAGGGATTGGAAGGCGTTTGACCGGCATCGGATTAAAGTTTCTGATTCCGGGGTGACGATTACGGGATCCGATGAACTCGGTTTGATCCACGGAATTTATTCGTTTTCAGAAGATGTGCTGGGCATTGATCCGTGCATCTATTTCACGGGAATTGTCCCGGAGCGGGTTCGAACACTGGATGTTCCGAACGGGTTGACGGAGTCGAAACCGTATACGTTTACGCACCGGGCGATGTTTGTGAATGACGAGGATCTGATTATCGGATTTCAGATGGAGAATCAGTCGTATGGCATGAATCCGGAGTTTATGGAAAAGCTCTATGAAACGATGCTTCGGCTGAAAATGACGGGGGTAATTCCTTCGACGCTCGTTTTGGCTGATGAGCCGCATCTGGTGCTTGCTTCGGATATGGGCCTTTATATCAATCAGCATCATGCGGAACCGCTGGGCAGTGTGCCGTTATATTGGCCGAAGAATATTCCTTATTCGTGGTCGACGCACCGGGAGCATTTTATTGATTTCTGGTCCGATGCGATTAAGCGGCAGAAGGGGAGAAACGTCATCTGGACGCTGAACTTCCGCGGACTGCTGGATCGTGCATTCTGGGATGATGATCCGGCGATGTCGCGCAAAAGTTCGATGGAGGAAAAGGCCCGGGTGGTGAATGATGTGATTCGTACGCAGTATGAACTGCTGAAGGAGCTGACCGGCGAGGAGCATCCGCTGATCTGCGGTTATCTGTGGGGTGAGTTGAGCCGGCTGTACAGTTCCGGCCTGCTGGAATATCCCGAGGATACGATGCTGCTGTTTTCTGATTCAGGGCATGGGGTTATGGGCGACTGGAACTGGAAGCTGGCGGAAAAGTGTGATCTGAAAATGGGGATCTACCAGCATGTTTCGTATCACAACCGCAAAACGCATATGCGTATTAATGCGATTCATCCGGATACATTCCAACATGAAGTGGGCCGTGCGGTTGAGTATGGAATGACCAATGCGATTGTGCTGAATGTGGGGAATTTCAAGGAGAAGATATTCGGCATTCGCCAGATGGCAACGTATATGAATCATTTTGAGGAATTTCAGTCCTGTGAAAACGGCGACTGGTATTTTGACTGGTATGCGAAGCATGTGCTGGGAACAACACAGCCCGCTGTTGCGGATTCATATCGTGATTTTTTTGCATGCCCGTTTCTTTTTTCCAAGGATCGGAAAAACTCCGGCGATGAATATTTTTTCTATTATGTGGAGCAGATGCTGAACGGGGCTTATCAGAATGAGGTGGACCGGAAGCTGATGAGGCAGGATCTTTTCAGCTCTTCAGAGGAAAAGTGGGAGGTTGCGCTGGAGCGGGCTTATGACTGTCGCCGTTTTCTTGCTGGAAATGTGCTGGATTTTTACGAGGCGGATTTGGTGGGCCCTACACTGAAGATGCGGCATTTAACGGGGATGGCGGTTGATTTTACAGCATCGCTTGAGCATTACCTGAATAAAGAGTGGCATAAGGCGCAGCTGGATGCCTATCAGGCTTTGCTGCATGTGCGTGAAGCGTTGAAAGCGGAGGAGTGGATTGAACAATCCGGCTGGGGACGGTTTGAGGGGTGGTATGATCACGATGAAACAGCGCGGACGTGGCATATTGAACGGCTGCTTGAGCACTATATCGACCATCTGAAAGATCTGAATTATTTCAATCTGGATTATTCTGCGCGGAATCCGAAAACGCCGGGGCTGGATTATAAATATCAGCCGTATTTTGAAAGTGAATACCGCGATG